From Cellulosimicrobium sp. ES-005, one genomic window encodes:
- the rimP gene encoding ribosome maturation factor RimP — protein MAGQAGGQSGKAPGGDATSHALRESVRAAIEPAVRDAGLFLEDVTVSRAGARSVVRVVLDLPDDVEGNLDLDTVAEATRPISTALDAVDPLRGAYTLEVSTPGTDRPLTEPRHFRRARGRLVRLVLADGGTVEGRLRAGSEVGPDLLLDVPGARGVVTERVVPLADVVRGQVQVELRRALEADLPELDDAADDPAPGSTDDTTAHDEEA, from the coding sequence ATGGCAGGGCAGGCGGGCGGTCAGTCCGGCAAGGCACCCGGGGGCGACGCGACGTCGCACGCGCTCCGCGAGAGCGTGCGCGCGGCGATCGAGCCCGCGGTCCGGGACGCGGGACTCTTCCTCGAGGACGTCACGGTGTCGCGCGCCGGAGCCCGCTCCGTGGTGCGCGTCGTGCTCGACCTCCCGGACGACGTCGAGGGGAACCTCGACCTCGACACCGTGGCGGAGGCGACCCGCCCCATCTCCACGGCGCTGGACGCGGTGGACCCGCTCCGCGGCGCGTACACGCTCGAGGTCTCGACGCCCGGCACCGACCGTCCGCTCACCGAGCCGCGCCACTTCCGGCGCGCCCGCGGTCGCCTCGTACGCCTCGTGCTCGCCGACGGCGGCACGGTCGAGGGGCGCCTGCGGGCCGGGTCCGAGGTCGGCCCGGACCTGCTGCTCGACGTCCCCGGCGCGCGCGGGGTCGTGACGGAGCGCGTCGTGCCGTTGGCCGACGTGGTCCGTGGGCAGGTGCAGGTGGAGCTCAGGCGCGCCCTGGAGGCCGACCTGCCCGAGCTCGACGACGCTGCCGACGATCCGGCGCCCGGCTCGACCGACGACACGACCGCCCACGACGAGGAGGCCTGA
- a CDS encoding DUF4439 domain-containing protein has translation MTPHATAAPAATRSRPGRTPRPGGRLLAAVTVLATGVLTAGCGLRLETPPPTEPSPDAVEVLRAGAVDDALAIADLVADVTPGVTDPATLAALADVATFAGQHVDALGGVYDSGLGDLDLPGDDDPPQGPPPGDDDEAAGDETPAGGEGTDDGSPDAPGTGGDVATTDDVVVALVEAAQRTGASADASTDAGLARLLASVAASDHVSARRLAALTGSAAADGLATTAPPVEESPAGIGAPDLATLVESEDAAGYAYEVRAAQSEGDARTAAVARAAEHRARGQAWALAAGTDGTAQDPRRVAYALPDDADLASLARQVESGLAQSYASLVATAPAASRAEAVALLVDSWAGAVAWGEPPVAFPGLPEQAAG, from the coding sequence ATGACTCCCCACGCGACCGCGGCACCCGCGGCGACCCGTTCCCGCCCGGGCCGGACGCCCCGGCCCGGGGGCCGCCTGCTCGCCGCCGTGACGGTGCTCGCGACCGGCGTCCTGACGGCCGGGTGCGGCCTCCGGCTGGAGACGCCGCCCCCCACCGAGCCGTCGCCCGACGCCGTCGAGGTGCTCCGCGCCGGCGCGGTGGACGACGCCCTCGCGATCGCCGACCTCGTGGCGGACGTCACGCCGGGCGTGACCGACCCGGCCACCCTCGCAGCCCTCGCGGACGTCGCGACGTTCGCCGGGCAGCACGTCGACGCCCTCGGCGGGGTCTACGACTCCGGGCTGGGCGACCTCGACCTCCCCGGTGACGACGACCCCCCACAGGGTCCCCCGCCGGGGGACGACGACGAGGCCGCCGGCGACGAGACGCCGGCCGGCGGCGAGGGCACCGACGACGGCTCGCCCGACGCCCCCGGCACCGGCGGCGACGTCGCCACGACCGACGACGTCGTCGTCGCGCTCGTGGAGGCCGCGCAGCGCACGGGCGCCTCGGCCGACGCGTCGACGGACGCCGGGCTCGCCCGGCTCCTCGCGTCGGTCGCGGCGTCGGACCACGTCTCGGCGCGACGCCTCGCCGCGCTCACCGGGTCCGCCGCGGCCGACGGGCTCGCGACGACGGCCCCACCCGTCGAGGAGTCGCCCGCCGGCATCGGCGCGCCGGACCTCGCGACGCTCGTCGAGTCGGAGGACGCCGCGGGGTACGCGTACGAGGTGCGCGCCGCGCAGTCCGAGGGCGACGCCCGCACGGCAGCGGTCGCGCGCGCCGCCGAGCACCGTGCGCGCGGCCAGGCGTGGGCCCTCGCAGCCGGGACGGACGGCACCGCGCAGGACCCCCGGCGCGTCGCCTACGCGCTGCCGGACGACGCGGACCTCGCCTCCCTGGCGCGCCAGGTCGAGTCGGGCCTCGCGCAGTCGTACGCGAGCCTCGTCGCGACCGCCCCGGCCGCCTCCCGGGCCGAGGCGGTGGCCCTCCTCGTCGACTCGTGGGCGGGCGCGGTCGCGTGGGGCGAGCCGCCCGTCGCCTTCCCCGGGCTCCCGGAGCAGGCCGCCGGCTGA
- a CDS encoding proline--tRNA ligase — protein MSSVTSGAPAAASTRVRGADLLRLSTLFVRTLREDPADAEVASHKLLVRAGYIRRAAPGIYTWLPLGLRVLRKVEDVVREEMAAAGAQEVHFPALLPKEPYEATGRWTEYGPNIFRLKDRKEGDYLLAPTHEEMFTLLVKDLYSSYKDLPLTIYQIQTKYRDEARPRAGLIRGREFVMKDAYSFDTTDEGLERSYEAQRAAYRRIFDRLGLEYVIVAATSGAMGGSRSEEFLTPTPIGEDTFVRSPGGYAANVEAVVTPVPEDVDYADAPAAHVEDTPDTPTIDSLVALANARFPRPDRAWTAADTLKNVVLALTHPDGRREVVVVGLPGDREVDLKRVGAAFEPAEVEPATDADFVAHPELVKGYIGPQVLGPNVRRDVPAEVVEGEVPERHSVRYLLDPRVVAGTRWITGANEPGRHVFDLVAERDFAADGTVEAAEVRAGDLAPDGSGPLELARGIEIGHIFALGRKYAQALGLTVLDENGKQVVVTMGSYGIGVTRVLAALAEANHDDAGLAWPAHVAPAHVHVVATGKDASVFDEAERLATELTARGVEVVYDDRPKVSPGVKFKDAELLGVPLLLVVGRGLADGVVEVRPRAGEAVQVAVADAVEHVAAQVAELLG, from the coding sequence ATGTCTTCCGTCACGTCCGGCGCGCCCGCCGCGGCCTCCACCCGCGTCCGGGGCGCCGACCTCCTGCGCCTGTCCACCCTGTTCGTCCGGACGCTGCGCGAGGACCCGGCCGACGCCGAGGTCGCGAGCCACAAGCTCCTCGTGCGAGCGGGCTACATCCGCCGCGCCGCGCCTGGCATCTACACCTGGCTCCCGCTCGGCCTGCGCGTGCTGCGCAAGGTCGAGGACGTGGTCCGCGAGGAGATGGCCGCGGCGGGCGCGCAGGAGGTGCACTTCCCGGCGCTGCTGCCCAAGGAGCCGTACGAGGCGACGGGCCGCTGGACGGAGTACGGGCCCAACATCTTCCGGCTCAAGGACCGCAAGGAGGGCGACTACCTCCTCGCGCCGACGCACGAGGAGATGTTCACGCTCCTCGTCAAGGACCTGTACTCGTCGTACAAGGACCTGCCGCTGACGATCTACCAGATCCAGACCAAGTACCGCGACGAGGCGCGTCCTCGCGCCGGCCTCATCCGCGGCCGCGAGTTCGTCATGAAGGACGCCTACTCGTTCGACACCACGGACGAGGGTCTGGAGCGCTCCTACGAGGCGCAGCGCGCGGCGTACCGGCGCATCTTCGACCGGCTCGGGCTCGAGTACGTGATCGTGGCCGCGACGTCGGGCGCCATGGGCGGCTCGCGCTCCGAGGAGTTCCTCACCCCGACGCCGATCGGCGAGGACACGTTCGTGCGCTCGCCCGGCGGGTACGCGGCCAACGTCGAGGCGGTCGTGACGCCCGTACCGGAGGACGTCGACTACGCCGACGCGCCCGCGGCGCACGTCGAGGACACGCCCGACACCCCGACGATCGACTCGCTCGTCGCCCTCGCCAACGCCCGCTTCCCGCGCCCCGACCGCGCGTGGACGGCGGCGGACACGCTGAAGAACGTCGTGCTCGCCCTCACGCACCCCGACGGCCGCCGCGAGGTCGTCGTCGTCGGGCTGCCCGGCGACCGCGAGGTCGACCTCAAGCGCGTCGGCGCGGCGTTCGAGCCGGCCGAGGTCGAGCCGGCGACGGACGCGGACTTCGTCGCGCACCCCGAGCTCGTCAAGGGCTACATCGGCCCGCAGGTGCTCGGCCCGAACGTCCGGCGCGACGTGCCCGCGGAGGTCGTCGAGGGCGAGGTGCCCGAGCGGCACTCCGTGCGCTACCTGCTCGACCCGCGCGTCGTCGCCGGCACGCGCTGGATCACCGGCGCGAACGAGCCGGGGCGGCACGTGTTCGACCTCGTCGCCGAGCGCGACTTCGCCGCCGACGGCACGGTCGAGGCAGCCGAGGTCCGCGCGGGCGACCTCGCGCCCGACGGCTCGGGCCCGCTCGAGCTGGCCCGCGGCATCGAGATCGGCCACATCTTCGCGCTCGGGCGCAAGTACGCCCAGGCGCTCGGCCTCACCGTGCTCGACGAGAACGGCAAGCAGGTCGTCGTGACCATGGGGTCGTACGGCATCGGCGTGACGCGCGTGCTCGCGGCGCTCGCGGAGGCGAACCACGACGACGCCGGGCTCGCGTGGCCCGCGCACGTCGCGCCCGCGCACGTGCACGTCGTCGCGACGGGCAAGGACGCGAGCGTCTTCGACGAGGCCGAGCGCCTCGCGACCGAGCTCACGGCCCGGGGCGTCGAGGTGGTCTACGACGACCGTCCGAAGGTCTCGCCGGGCGTGAAGTTCAAGGACGCCGAGCTCCTCGGCGTGCCGCTCCTCCTCGTCGTGGGCCGCGGCCTGGCCGACGGCGTCGTCGAGGTCCGCCCCCGCGCGGGCGAGGCCGTGCAGGTCGCCGTCGCGGACGCCGTCGAGCACGTGGCGGCGCAGGTGGCCGAGCTCCTGGGCTGA
- a CDS encoding DNA-formamidopyrimidine glycosylase family protein yields MPELPEVEALVRFLDDRATGRTVVAADVAQIAALKTFDPPVGALVGRVVTGARRHGKWLDLVLAQPVDGPPAPGPDDEVHLVFHLARAGWLRWSEKAPTTPVRPRLGGSGGGKAAVLALRVRFDDGSGFDLTEAGTRKRLAVHVVRHPEEVRAIETLGIEPLDPGFTPEALGALMAARNQQVKGLLRDQSSIAGIGNAYSDDILHAARTSPFKLTRSFTPDEVARVHAAVGEVLAEAVAASSGKPAAELKDAKRAGMRVHGRTGLPCPVCGDVVREVSFADRSLQYCATCQTGGQVLADRRMSRLLK; encoded by the coding sequence ATGCCCGAGCTGCCCGAGGTCGAGGCCCTCGTCCGGTTCCTCGACGACCGCGCGACCGGACGCACCGTCGTCGCCGCCGACGTCGCCCAGATCGCCGCGCTCAAGACGTTCGACCCGCCCGTCGGGGCGCTCGTCGGGCGCGTCGTGACCGGTGCCCGCCGCCACGGCAAGTGGCTCGACCTCGTCCTCGCGCAGCCCGTGGACGGCCCGCCCGCGCCGGGGCCCGACGACGAGGTCCACCTCGTCTTCCACCTCGCCCGCGCCGGGTGGCTGCGGTGGTCGGAGAAGGCACCGACGACGCCCGTGCGGCCCCGGCTCGGCGGCAGCGGGGGCGGGAAGGCCGCGGTGCTCGCGCTGCGCGTGCGGTTCGACGACGGCTCAGGGTTCGACCTCACCGAGGCGGGGACGCGCAAGCGGCTCGCGGTGCACGTCGTCCGGCACCCCGAGGAGGTCCGGGCGATCGAGACGCTCGGGATCGAGCCGCTCGACCCGGGCTTCACCCCCGAGGCGCTCGGGGCGCTCATGGCCGCGCGCAACCAGCAGGTCAAGGGGCTCCTGCGCGACCAGTCGTCGATCGCGGGGATCGGCAACGCCTACTCCGACGACATCCTCCACGCGGCCCGCACGAGCCCGTTCAAGCTCACGCGCTCGTTCACGCCGGACGAGGTCGCCCGGGTGCACGCCGCCGTCGGCGAGGTGCTCGCGGAGGCCGTGGCGGCGTCGTCGGGCAAGCCCGCCGCGGAGCTCAAGGACGCCAAGCGCGCGGGCATGCGCGTGCACGGACGCACCGGGCTGCCGTGCCCCGTGTGCGGGGACGTCGTGCGCGAGGTGAGCTTCGCCGACCGCAGCCTGCAGTACTGCGCGACGTGCCAGACGGGGGGCCAGGTCCTCGCCGACCGCCGGATGTCGCGGCTGCTCAAGTAG
- a CDS encoding GNAT family N-acetyltransferase has translation MARWRPTVPALRPRSRGEAGAGEHARARVLVDADVPEALAVCAGDPVASTLAAARLAVAQHAGLHAAGGQAWGFPAVGPLEAVCWAGANLVPVVPASLDPDRARAAVAAFAVLARHAGRRSSSVVGERDAVLALWEQLAPHWPSPREIRANQPSLAIDRDPDVEPDPGVRRSVAAEVPVVLPACVRMFTEEVGYSPVEGGGRAYEERVRSLVLAGRSFVRIAGGDGAPHVVFKAELGAVTPLVAQVQGVWVDPRYRGQGLAAPGMAAVVHLARRGTPAEAARRVAPPVVSLYVNDYNARALATYRRVGFEQVGTYATVLF, from the coding sequence GTGGCCCGCTGGCGTCCGACCGTCCCGGCCCTGAGGCCGCGGTCGCGCGGGGAGGCTGGTGCCGGCGAGCACGCCCGGGCGCGCGTCCTCGTCGACGCGGACGTCCCGGAGGCGCTGGCGGTCTGTGCGGGCGACCCGGTCGCGTCGACGCTCGCGGCGGCGCGGCTCGCGGTCGCCCAGCACGCGGGTCTGCACGCGGCGGGCGGGCAGGCCTGGGGGTTCCCGGCCGTCGGGCCGCTCGAGGCGGTGTGCTGGGCTGGTGCCAACCTCGTGCCGGTCGTCCCGGCGTCGCTCGACCCCGACCGGGCCCGCGCGGCGGTCGCGGCGTTCGCCGTGCTCGCGCGGCACGCCGGACGACGGTCGTCGTCGGTGGTGGGGGAGCGTGACGCCGTCCTCGCGCTGTGGGAGCAGCTCGCGCCCCACTGGCCGTCGCCGCGCGAGATCCGGGCGAACCAGCCGTCGCTCGCGATCGACCGCGACCCCGACGTCGAGCCCGACCCGGGCGTGCGTCGCTCCGTCGCGGCCGAGGTGCCCGTGGTCCTGCCCGCGTGCGTGCGCATGTTCACCGAGGAGGTCGGCTACTCGCCCGTCGAGGGCGGCGGGCGCGCCTACGAGGAGCGGGTGCGGTCGCTCGTGCTCGCGGGCCGGTCGTTCGTCCGGATCGCGGGGGGCGACGGCGCGCCGCACGTCGTCTTCAAGGCGGAGCTCGGCGCGGTGACGCCGCTCGTCGCGCAGGTCCAGGGCGTGTGGGTCGACCCGCGGTACCGCGGCCAGGGCCTGGCCGCGCCGGGGATGGCCGCCGTCGTGCACCTCGCCCGCCGGGGGACCCCGGCCGAGGCCGCCCGCCGCGTCGCGCCGCCGGTGGTGTCGCTGTACGTCAACGACTACAACGCGCGCGCGCTCGCGACGTACCGGCGCGTCGGGTTCGAGCAGGTCGGCACGTACGCCACGGTCCTCTTCTGA
- the ispG gene encoding flavodoxin-dependent (E)-4-hydroxy-3-methylbut-2-enyl-diphosphate synthase gives MPAAPPPVLAPRRKSRKIKVGKVDVGGDAPISVQSMTTTPTTDINATLQQIAELTASGCDIVRVAVPSADDALALPAIAKKSQIPVIADIHFQPKYVFAAIDAGCAAVRVNPGNIRKFDDQVKEIAKAASDAGVSLRIGVNAGSLDPRLLAKYGKATPEALVESAVWEASLFEEHGFHDFKISVKHNDPVVMVRAYELLAEAGDWPLHLGVTEAGPAFQGTIKSATAFGALLSKGIGDTIRVSLSAPPVEEVKVGNQILQALNLRPRKLEIVSCPSCGRAQVDVYTLAEKVTAGLEGMEVPLRVAVMGCVVNGPGEAREADLGVASGNGKGQIFVKGEVVKTVPEALIVETLIEEALRIAETMTPENDAQAGPPVVTVG, from the coding sequence ATGCCTGCTGCCCCGCCGCCGGTCCTCGCCCCGCGACGCAAGAGCCGCAAGATCAAGGTCGGCAAGGTGGACGTCGGCGGCGACGCGCCGATCAGCGTCCAGTCGATGACGACGACGCCGACGACGGACATCAACGCGACGCTCCAGCAGATCGCGGAGCTCACGGCGTCGGGCTGCGACATCGTGCGCGTGGCGGTCCCGAGCGCGGACGACGCGCTCGCGCTGCCGGCGATCGCGAAGAAGTCGCAGATCCCCGTGATCGCGGACATCCACTTCCAGCCCAAGTACGTGTTCGCCGCGATCGACGCGGGCTGCGCCGCGGTGCGCGTGAACCCGGGCAACATCCGCAAGTTCGACGACCAGGTCAAGGAGATCGCGAAGGCGGCCTCGGACGCGGGCGTGTCGCTGCGCATCGGCGTGAACGCCGGGTCTCTCGACCCGCGACTGCTCGCAAAGTACGGCAAGGCGACGCCCGAGGCGCTGGTCGAGTCGGCGGTGTGGGAGGCGTCGCTCTTCGAGGAGCACGGGTTCCACGACTTCAAGATCTCGGTGAAGCACAACGACCCGGTCGTCATGGTGCGGGCGTACGAGCTGCTCGCGGAGGCGGGGGACTGGCCGCTGCACCTCGGCGTGACCGAGGCCGGACCGGCGTTCCAGGGCACGATCAAGTCGGCCACGGCGTTCGGCGCGCTGCTGAGCAAGGGCATCGGCGACACGATCCGCGTCTCGCTGTCCGCGCCCCCGGTCGAGGAGGTCAAGGTCGGGAACCAGATCCTCCAGGCGCTCAACCTGCGCCCCCGCAAGCTCGAGATCGTCTCCTGCCCGTCGTGCGGGCGCGCCCAGGTGGACGTCTACACGCTCGCGGAGAAGGTCACGGCCGGGCTCGAGGGCATGGAGGTGCCGCTGCGCGTCGCCGTCATGGGCTGCGTCGTCAACGGCCCGGGCGAGGCGCGCGAGGCGGACCTCGGCGTCGCGTCGGGCAACGGCAAGGGCCAGATCTTCGTCAAGGGCGAGGTCGTCAAGACGGTGCCGGAGGCGCTGATCGTGGAGACGCTCATCGAGGAGGCGCTGCGCATCGCGGAGACCATGACGCCGGAGAACGACGCGCAGGCCGGTCCGCCGGTCGTCACGGTCGGCTGA
- a CDS encoding ROK family protein: protein MRQTPNRGDLSGAATLALVGSRGPRSRAAIARELGVSPATVTQVTKDLVDRGLLVELETVPSTGGRPGRLLGLADGPAPRAIGAKVTADHVAIVSVGFDGSTFDQSSHPFDPASPDALDTLGRLLRETVDAQEGPVLGAGVGLPGSVDSQASGVVVAPTLGWNGVPVGASLRRALDLPVLVENDVNTLAVAEQLYGVGRDHSSFLVLTIGRGIGSGLVVDGTIRRGAAGGAGEIGHFPVHDDGPPCTCGNVGCLESFIGDDALRARAVTAGILRPGETVADLAVRAEAGDPAARDLYRDAGRMLGRTLAGVVHLLDPELVILLGEGIGAWAHWRSGFDAAFRAHLLPSRRAMPFVVEPWADDKWALGAAALVLATPFDAAGASGEQGRLVVARLHSDVGAEPTPTAARRA, encoded by the coding sequence ATGCGCCAGACCCCGAACCGGGGAGACCTGAGCGGAGCCGCCACGCTGGCGCTGGTCGGCTCACGCGGCCCCCGCAGCCGGGCGGCGATCGCTCGGGAGCTGGGCGTCAGCCCCGCGACCGTCACACAGGTGACCAAGGACCTCGTCGACCGGGGCCTCCTCGTCGAGCTGGAGACCGTGCCCAGCACGGGCGGACGGCCCGGGCGCCTTCTCGGCCTCGCCGACGGGCCGGCGCCACGGGCGATCGGCGCGAAGGTCACCGCGGACCACGTCGCGATCGTCTCGGTCGGCTTCGACGGCAGCACCTTCGACCAGTCCTCCCACCCCTTCGACCCGGCGAGTCCCGACGCCCTCGACACGCTCGGCCGCCTCCTGCGCGAGACCGTCGACGCGCAGGAAGGTCCCGTCCTCGGCGCGGGCGTCGGTCTTCCCGGCTCGGTCGACTCCCAGGCCTCGGGCGTCGTGGTCGCGCCCACGCTCGGCTGGAACGGCGTGCCGGTGGGCGCGTCCCTGCGCCGCGCGCTCGACCTGCCCGTCCTCGTCGAGAACGACGTCAACACCCTCGCGGTGGCCGAGCAGCTCTACGGCGTCGGTCGCGACCACAGCTCCTTCCTCGTCCTGACGATCGGGCGCGGCATCGGCTCGGGTCTCGTCGTCGACGGCACGATCCGGCGCGGCGCGGCCGGTGGGGCGGGCGAGATCGGCCACTTCCCGGTCCACGACGACGGGCCGCCCTGCACGTGCGGCAACGTCGGCTGCCTCGAGTCCTTCATCGGAGACGACGCGTTGCGCGCTCGGGCCGTCACCGCCGGGATCCTGCGCCCCGGCGAGACCGTCGCGGACCTGGCGGTCCGGGCCGAGGCGGGCGACCCAGCGGCCCGCGACCTCTACCGCGACGCCGGTCGCATGCTCGGGCGCACCCTCGCCGGTGTCGTGCACCTCCTCGACCCCGAGCTCGTGATCCTCCTCGGCGAAGGCATCGGCGCCTGGGCGCACTGGCGGAGCGGGTTCGACGCGGCCTTCCGCGCGCACCTGCTGCCCTCGCGTCGCGCCATGCCGTTCGTCGTCGAGCCGTGGGCAGACGACAAGTGGGCGCTCGGTGCCGCAGCCCTCGTCCTCGCGACGCCCTTCGACGCCGCGGGCGCCTCGGGCGAGCAGGGCCGTCTCGTCGTGGCCCGCCTGCACTCCGACGTCGGTGCCGAGCCGACCCCGACCGCCGCGAGGAGGGCGTGA
- a CDS encoding sugar ABC transporter permease, with protein MTVPATAPPRPAAEGGTAPRRRRRTSAGSRWRNRGWVAFFLLPSAVPLALFTLAPMVSSLWVSLHDWNLVSPMEWVGLDNYADLLTSGDTWRVLGNTLFYIVGYLPLVYVGGLGLAMLLNRAFKGRTIFRAAYFLPVITSWVVVALVWQWLLNPSNGLVNQLIEPVLTGINGILGTELTPPGWWTDPQWAMPSVILASAWKDLGFVMVILLAGLQSIPGEVLEAARVDGAGGWKRFWHITLPLLSPSTFFVVVISLINGFQVFDQVYVMTGGGPSGASQVVVGQIYDLTFRYGRAGDASALSWILFVLILIVTALQMRGQRRWVNHA; from the coding sequence ATGACCGTCCCGGCCACCGCACCGCCACGACCCGCAGCCGAGGGCGGCACCGCACCCCGTCGCCGCCGTCGCACCTCCGCGGGATCGCGGTGGCGCAACCGCGGGTGGGTCGCGTTCTTCCTGCTCCCGAGCGCCGTCCCGCTCGCGCTCTTCACCCTCGCACCCATGGTCAGCTCGCTGTGGGTCAGCCTGCACGACTGGAACCTCGTCTCCCCCATGGAGTGGGTCGGGCTCGACAACTACGCCGACCTGCTCACGTCGGGCGACACCTGGCGGGTCCTCGGGAACACGCTGTTCTACATCGTGGGCTACCTGCCGCTCGTGTACGTCGGCGGTCTCGGTCTGGCCATGCTCCTCAACCGGGCGTTCAAGGGCCGCACGATCTTCCGCGCGGCGTACTTCCTTCCCGTCATCACGAGCTGGGTCGTCGTCGCCCTCGTGTGGCAGTGGCTGCTGAACCCCTCGAACGGGCTCGTGAACCAGCTCATCGAGCCCGTCCTCACCGGGATCAACGGGATCCTCGGCACCGAGCTGACGCCCCCCGGCTGGTGGACGGACCCGCAGTGGGCCATGCCGTCGGTCATCCTCGCCTCGGCGTGGAAGGACCTCGGTTTCGTCATGGTCATCCTGCTCGCAGGGCTGCAGTCGATCCCCGGGGAGGTCCTGGAGGCCGCCCGGGTCGACGGCGCGGGCGGTTGGAAGCGCTTCTGGCACATCACCCTCCCGCTGTTGTCCCCGTCGACCTTCTTCGTGGTCGTCATCTCGCTCATCAACGGCTTCCAGGTCTTCGACCAGGTGTACGTGATGACCGGCGGCGGGCCGTCCGGTGCCAGCCAGGTCGTCGTCGGCCAGATCTACGACCTGACGTTCCGATACGGCCGGGCGGGTGACGCGTCCGCCCTGTCCTGGATCCTCTTCGTCCTGATCCTCATCGTCACCGCGCTCCAGATGCGCGGTCAGCGCAGGTGGGTGAACCATGCCTGA
- a CDS encoding carbohydrate ABC transporter permease: MPETLVPTAVTSPASPARARPRQPRRNARQVLGRVGLYLSVVVGAVLMLFPFLWTVITSITPSGSLSGGPSLIVEDPTLDAYRTLMASMPIWRIIANSFGVAVVATLLQMITGSMAAYGFSRLHFKGKPILFAAYLATLMIPLQVLVVPLFIQMTRLNLNDTYFALLAPTIASAFGIFLLRQAVDGVPRELDEAATLDGAGHLRIFGQIVLPLVKPALATLAVFAFMGSWNSFLWPLVVIRSPELMTLPLGLSTLQGQFTTQWDVVMAGSVVSILPIAVVYMFAQRHIIAGMSHTGLK, encoded by the coding sequence ATGCCTGAGACCCTCGTCCCGACCGCCGTCACGAGTCCCGCCTCACCGGCTCGCGCGAGGCCACGTCAGCCCCGGCGCAACGCGCGCCAGGTCCTCGGCCGGGTCGGCCTCTACCTGTCCGTCGTCGTCGGCGCGGTCCTCATGCTGTTTCCGTTCCTGTGGACCGTCATCACGTCGATCACGCCCAGCGGCTCCCTGTCGGGTGGCCCGTCGCTGATCGTCGAGGACCCGACGCTCGACGCGTACCGAACCCTCATGGCGTCCATGCCGATCTGGCGGATCATCGCGAACTCGTTCGGGGTCGCGGTCGTCGCGACCCTGCTCCAGATGATCACCGGCTCCATGGCGGCCTACGGGTTCAGCCGCCTGCACTTCAAGGGCAAGCCCATCCTGTTCGCGGCGTACCTCGCGACGCTCATGATCCCGCTCCAGGTCCTCGTGGTGCCGCTGTTCATCCAGATGACCCGGCTCAACCTCAACGACACCTACTTCGCGCTCCTCGCGCCCACGATCGCGTCCGCGTTCGGCATCTTCCTGCTCCGCCAGGCCGTCGACGGCGTGCCGCGCGAGCTCGACGAGGCCGCGACGCTCGACGGCGCCGGGCACCTGCGGATCTTCGGGCAGATCGTCCTGCCGCTCGTGAAGCCCGCGCTCGCGACCCTCGCGGTGTTCGCGTTCATGGGCTCCTGGAACAGCTTCCTGTGGCCGCTGGTCGTCATCCGCTCGCCCGAGCTGATGACCCTCCCCCTGGGCCTGTCCACGCTCCAGGGCCAGTTCACGACCCAGTGGGACGTCGTCATGGCCGGCTCGGTCGTCTCGATCCTGCCCATCGCGGTCGTCTACATGTTCGCCCAGCGCCACATCATCGCCGGGATGTCCCACACCGGGCTCAAGTAG